From Coffea arabica cultivar ET-39 chromosome 2e, Coffea Arabica ET-39 HiFi, whole genome shotgun sequence, the proteins below share one genomic window:
- the LOC113729973 gene encoding putative pentatricopeptide repeat-containing protein At3g49142 has protein sequence MKSIGIPLHVSRQFSTACQKALPLPTATVPSEAASYSQVLDKWPDIRTLKKIHCRIILHLNLSSCISFGIKLMRAYAARGQTSITRQIFDRIPERNVVIFNVMIRSYVNNHLYHDALFMFKSMNSSNTNPDYYTFPCILKACSASMDLRVGLQVHTQVLKMNLDGNLYVGNGLIAMYGKCGSLTGARSVLDEMPRRDVVSWNSMVVGYAQNGGFNDALEVCREMQTFGLNPDAGTLASLLPAVTNTSSENVAFVEDMFMKVRRDELVPWNVMIAIYVNNSMPNKAVELYMEMEESGIEPDAITISSILPACGDLSAIMMGQRIHKYVERKRIWPNLSVENALIDMYAKCGCLQEAKEVFDKMHLRDVVSWTSVISAYGKSGKGAKVVALFSEMQESITPDAIAFVSILSACSHAGLLEEGRHFYELMTKEYKIVPRLEHFACMVDLLGRAGRVREAYDFIKQMPLEPNETVWGAFLSACHVHKDMDTALEAADHLFQLAPKVSGYYVLLSNIYAKSGRWKEVASIRSIMKCRGIKKLPGISNVELNNQVHTFLAGDQSHPQSTEIYEELDALIGKMKDAGYVPETEDALHDVEDEDKENHLVVHSEKLAIVFAMINTKPGTLIRITKNLRVCRDCHIAAKLISKITERQIIIRDANRFHHFENGFCSCGDYW, from the coding sequence ATGAAATCCATTGGAATTCCCCTTCATGTTTCCCGCCAGTTTTCAACTGCCTGTCAAAAAGCACTACCCCTGCCCACTGCCACGGTCCCTTCGGAGGCCGCTTCTTACAGTCAAGTCTTAGACAAATGGCCAGATATCAGAACCTTGAAAAAAATCCACTGCAGGATCATCTTACATCTGAACCTCAGCTCCTGCATTTCCTTTGGCATCAAGTTGATGCGGGCCTATGCTGCTCGTGGCCAAACCAGTATTACCCGCCAGATATTCGATAGAATTCCCGAGAGAAATGTCGTGATTTTTAATGTTATGATTAGAAGCTACGTCAACAACCATCTTTATCATGATGCTCTCTTCATGTTTAAGAGCATGAATTCGAGTAACACGAACCCTGATTATTATACATTCCCCTGCATTCTAAAAGCTTGCTCTGCCTCCATGGATCTGCGGGTTGGCTTGCAAGTTCATACCCAAGTTTTGAAGATGAATCTTGATGGAAATTTATATGTCGGGAATGGTTTAATAGCCATGTATGGGAAATGTGGGAGTTTGACGGGTGCTCGTTCTGTCCTAGACGAGATGCCCAGGAGGGATGTTGTCTCTTGGAACTCAATGGTCGTTGGGTATGCACAAAATGGAGGGTTTAATGATGCTTTGGAAGTTTGTAGGGAAATGCAAACGTTTGGTCTGAACCCTGATGCTGGCACCCTGGCAAGCCTGCTGCCTGCCGTTACTAATACGTCTTCCGAGAATGTTGCGTTTGTCGAGGATATGTTCATGAAGGTTAGAAGAGATGAGTTGGTTCCGTGGAATGTGATGATAGCAATATATGTGAATAATTCTATGCCTAACAAGGCGGTCGAACTTTATATGGAGATGGAAGAGAGCGGGATAGAACCAGATGCTATAACTATTTCTAGTATTCTCCCAGCTTGTGGGGATCTTTCAGCCATAATGATGGGACAGCGAATTCATAAATATGTCGAGAGGAAGCGAATTTGGCCTAATTTGTCTGTTGAGAATGCCTTAATTGATATGTATGCCAAGTGTGGATGTTTACAAGAGGCTAAGGAAGTGTTTGATAAGATGCATTTGAGGGATGTTGTGTCATGGACCTCGGTTATCTCTGCTTATGGTAAGAGTGGGAAAGGTGCCAAAGTTGTTGCACTGTTCTCAGAAATGCAGGAGTCAATTACCCCCGATGCTATAGCATTTGTCTCAATTCTCTCAGCTTGCAGCCATGCTGGTTTGTTGGAGGAAGGTCGACATTTCTATGAGTTAATGACAAAAGAATACAAGATAGTACCTAGGTTAGAACATTTCGCATGCATGGTTGATTTGCTAGGACGTGCAGGACGAGTACGCGAGGCTTATGACTTTATCAAGCAGATGCCGTTGGAGCCAAATGAGACAGTTTGGGGAGCTTTTCTGAGTGCTTGTCACGTTCACAAGGACATGGATACTGCCCTTGAAGCTGCAGATCATCTTTTCCAATTAGCTCCAAAGGTATCTGGTTATTATGTTCTCTTATCGAACATATACGCAAAGTCTGGGAGATGGAAGGAAGTGGCATCCATTAGGTCAATCATGAAGTGTAGAGGAATAAAGAAACTGCCTGGTATCAGCAATGTTGAGCTGAATAATCAGGTGCACACTTTCCTTGCTGGTGACCAGTCACATCCCCAATCAACGGAGATCTACGAGGAGTTGGATGCATTAATTGGAAAGATGAAGGATGCAGGTTATGTCCCAGAAACAGAGGATGCCCTTCATGACGTTGAGGATGAAGATAAGGAAAATCATCTGGTAGTTCACAGTGAGAAGTTGGCTATTGTGTTTGCCATGATAAACACCAAACCAGGGACCCTGATTAGGATTACTAAGAATCTACGGGTCTGCAGGGACTGCCACATTGCTGCCAAGCTCATCTCCAAGATTACTGAACGCCAAATCATTATACGGGATGCAAACCGCTTTCATCACTTTGAGAATGGATTTTGCTCATGCGGTGATTATTGGTGA
- the LOC113729974 gene encoding acidic endochitinase SE2-like, translated as MAGLTWLLLPVLSSSLLMVSLFQSAQAAGIAVYWGQHGDEGSLADTCASGNYQFVNLAFLTTFGGGKTPVLNLAGHCDPPSGTCASLSAEIKGCQNRNIKVLLSLGGQIGNYGLTSADDAGQVANYLWNTFLGGQSGSRPLGDAVLDGIDFDIETGTGLYWDDLARALSRFSSQKKVYLSAAPQCPFPDGHLSTAIGTGLFDYVWIQFYNNGQCQYGANADNLIARWNQWTSVPSNQIFLGVPASADAAGSGGYIPPNVLTSQVLPSIKSSSPKYAGVMIWNKYFDRGYSSAIKGSV; from the coding sequence ATGGCGGGTTTAACATGGTTATTATTGCCAGTCTTGTCATCCTCACTGTTGATGGTATCCTTGTTCCAGTCCGCACAAGCTGCAGGAATTGCCGTCTACTGGGGTCAACACGGCGATGAAGGAAGCTTGGCCGACACATGCGCCAGTGGAAACTACCAGTTTGTGAACCTGGCATTTCTGACGACCTTCGGCGGTGGAAAAACACCAGTGTTGAACTTAGCCGGCCACTGCGACCCCCCCTCGGGCACTTGCGCCTCCTTGAGTGCTGAAATTAAAGGTTGCCAGAACCGAAACATCAAAGTGCTGCTTTCCCTCGGAGGTCAGATTGGAAACTACGGCCTTACTTCTGCCGACGATGCAGGGCAAGTCGCCAATTACCTCTGGAACACCTTCTTGGGCGGTCAATCAGGTTCCCGCCCGCTGGGAGATGCTGTTTTAGACGGTATAGACTTTGATATCGAAACCGGGACAGGCCTGTATTGGGACGATCTGGCCAGGGCGCTCTCCCGATTCAGCTCGCAGAAAAAGGTCTACTTATCCGCCGCTCCGCAATGCCCATTCCCTGATGGTCATCTAAGCACGGCTATCGGCACTGGCCTTTTCGATTACGTCTGGATACAATTTTACAACAACGGGCAGTGTCAGTATGGGGCTAATGCTGATAACCTGATAGCGAGATGGAATCAGTGGACTTCAGTTCCGTCCAATCAGATCTTCCTAGGCGTACCAGCATCCGCAGATGCTGCCGGCAGTGGTGGGTATATTCCACCTAATGTCCTCACTTCTCAGGTTCTACCATCCATCAAGTCGTCGTCTCCCAAGTACGCCGGGGTCATGATCTGGAACAAATATTTTGACCGCGGATATAGTTCAGCTATCAAGGGCAGCGTCTGA